From the Cryptomeria japonica chromosome 2, Sugi_1.0, whole genome shotgun sequence genome, one window contains:
- the LOC131873597 gene encoding rust resistance kinase Lr10-like, translating into MLDQSRESETQFMNEVTTIGRIHHIHLVRLLGYCFEGCTSALVYEYMANGSLDRFIFGSTGGGQIPNWDQLYSIALGAARGIAYLHNECHSRIIHFDIKPHNILLDEEFTVKVADFGLAKLSGRRDDHVSMTAARGTPGYVAPEVWSRNFGPVTDKSDVYSFGMMLLEMVGGRKNVDVQASHSSQFYFPDSAIKLLERGELRTRLRERDLSDAEEARARSLTKVGLWCIQYNSRDRPSMMRVLQMLEGDADDIPNPPIPFDARLRPALFSASEESSSIAIEAA; encoded by the coding sequence ATGCTTGATCAGTCGAGGGAAAGCGAGACTCAGTTCATGAACGAAGTGACAACCATTGGAAGGATTCATCACATTCATCTGGTTCGCTTGTTAGGGTATTGTTTCGAAGGATGTACAAGTGCACTCGTCTACGAGTACATGGCAAATGGATCTCTGGACAGATTTATATTTGGAAGCACAGGAGGAGGTCAAATTCCGAATTGGGATCAACTGTATTCAATTGCTCTTGGGGCGGCTCGTGGAATTGCGTATCTTCACAATGAGTGTCACAGCCGCATCATTCACTTCGACATAAAACCGCACAATATATTGTTGGACGAGGAGTTTACGGTCAAAGTAGCTGATTTTGGCCTGGCCAAACTGAGTGGGAGGAGAGATGACCACGTATCGATGACGGCAGCGAGGGGGACGCCAGGATATGTTGCGCCAGAGGTGTGGTCTAGAAATTTTGGACCCGTAACAGACAAATCAGATGTTTACAGTTTTGGCATGATGTTATTGGAGATGGTAGGAGGAAGAAAGAACGTTGATGTACAGGCGAGCCATTCAAGCCAATTCTACTTTCCAGACTCTGCTATTAAATTATTAGAGAGAGGGGAGCTGAGGACAAGGTTGAGAGAAAGAGACTTGAGCGATGCAGAGGAGGCCAGGGCAAGGAGTTTGACTAAAGTGGGGCTTTGGTGTATTCAGTACAATTCGAGGGACAGACCGTCAATGATGAGGGTGCTTCAGATGTTGGAAGGAGATGCCGACGACATACCAAATCCTCCGATTCCGTTCGACGCTCGCCTGCGACCGGCACTGTTTTCTGCCAGTGAAGAATCATCCTCCATTGCAATCGAAGCGGCATAA